The following proteins are co-located in the Deinococcus metallilatus genome:
- a CDS encoding GrpB family protein, whose amino-acid sequence MSDPAREAVKVEGYDPRWPWWANREITLLRGILGDRIAEIEHIGSTAVPGMDAKPTVDLMLGTAAWPWNPEDDARLLAAEYSFYKSPNERWRVYLKPRGNLLRGFHLHVVEADSAHWREHLHFRNHLRAHPEDARAYAGVKRELAQKFGHDRGAYQAGKADLIRAILARAVTPPT is encoded by the coding sequence ATGAGTGATCCGGCGCGGGAGGCGGTGAAGGTGGAGGGCTATGATCCCCGCTGGCCGTGGTGGGCCAACCGGGAGATCACGCTGTTACGAGGGATTCTCGGTGACCGCATTGCCGAGATCGAGCACATCGGGAGCACGGCCGTCCCCGGAATGGACGCCAAGCCTACCGTGGACCTGATGCTCGGCACCGCTGCCTGGCCCTGGAATCCGGAGGACGATGCTCGGCTCCTGGCTGCCGAGTACAGCTTTTACAAGTCGCCGAATGAACGCTGGCGGGTTTATCTCAAACCACGAGGGAACCTGCTGCGGGGCTTTCACCTGCATGTCGTGGAGGCGGACAGCGCGCACTGGCGCGAGCATCTCCATTTCCGCAATCATCTCCGGGCGCACCCGGAGGATGCCAGAGCTTACGCCGGGGTGAAACGGGAACTGGCGCAGAAGTTCGGGCATGACCGGGGCGCATACCAGGCCGGGAAAGCTGACCTCATCCGGGCGATCCTCGCTCGCGCTGTTACGCCCCCAACATAA
- a CDS encoding cation diffusion facilitator family transporter, whose product MDRTTSIALGSVVVAAVVLALKFLAYLLTGSVALYSDALESIINVAAALAALIALRVAVRPADANHPYGHTKAEYFSAVAEGVLIVLAAVSIAREALPALQHPRAVDAAPAGLLVNLGASVLNALWAGVLLRAGRAARSVALLADGRHILTDVVTSIGVLLGVLLARLTGLHWLDPLLALLVALNILWSGWALMRESVGGLMDAAVDPTTEARLRQAMSEHAEGALEMHDLRTRHAGRMTFVEFHLVVPGAMSVQEAHTICDRLEDAIRAELEGAAVTIHVEPQDKAKHHGVLVI is encoded by the coding sequence ATGGACCGCACGACGAGCATTGCCCTGGGCAGCGTGGTGGTGGCCGCCGTCGTGCTGGCCCTGAAGTTCCTCGCGTACCTGCTGACCGGCAGCGTGGCCCTGTACTCCGACGCGCTGGAGAGCATCATCAACGTGGCGGCGGCGCTGGCCGCGCTGATCGCCCTGCGGGTCGCCGTCCGGCCTGCCGACGCCAACCACCCCTACGGCCACACCAAGGCCGAATACTTCAGTGCGGTGGCTGAGGGCGTCCTGATCGTGCTGGCGGCGGTGAGTATCGCGCGAGAGGCCCTTCCAGCCCTGCAACATCCCCGCGCCGTGGACGCTGCCCCCGCCGGACTGCTGGTGAACCTGGGGGCCAGCGTGCTGAATGCCCTGTGGGCCGGGGTCTTGCTGCGGGCAGGCCGGGCGGCGCGGTCGGTGGCGCTGCTGGCCGACGGGAGGCACATTCTCACCGACGTGGTGACCAGTATCGGCGTGCTGCTCGGGGTGCTGCTCGCCCGCCTCACCGGGCTGCACTGGCTGGACCCGCTGCTCGCGCTGCTGGTCGCCCTGAACATCCTCTGGAGTGGCTGGGCGCTGATGCGCGAGAGCGTGGGCGGCTTGATGGACGCCGCCGTGGACCCCACCACGGAGGCCCGCCTCCGCCAGGCGATGAGCGAACACGCCGAGGGCGCGCTGGAAATGCATGACCTCCGCACCCGGCACGCGGGCCGCATGACCTTTGTGGAGTTTCACCTCGTCGTGCCAGGGGCCATGAGCGTGCAGGAGGCCCATACCATCTGTGACCGCCTGGAAGACGCCATCCGCGCCGAGCTTGAAGGCGCCGCCGTCACCATCCATGTCGAGCCGCAGGACAAGGCCAAGCATCATGGGGTGCTGGTGATCTGA